A genomic segment from Bacteroidota bacterium encodes:
- a CDS encoding T9SS type B sorting domain-containing protein: MPIRLRALFAFILVFSFLYGKGQQYSSEGTDFYVSFLLRPNTNPQCDVTLSSSINTIVNISNTAKGFSQNIPIIGGVPYTVNVQKAYCTPDANNTVGSEALRITSPTPITVYAMSYISAIADGALVYPKDACGSEYYTSSFEAITTGVPSKFVAIAFEDNTTLRITPKVNTRGNHTAGTPYTINLNKGQTYMEMAQGLLDLTGTHIVETNGKKFALFSGTECVNIPNTLCPYCDVLMEQMLPVTALGKRYLLAPLSSDLITPKYTYRIIGTVNNTKIRTNGALTNTIQKGEIITVFDQIGAISIESSEPVMVVQYLQGSSCVKVGDPAMVVIPSLEQFIDRVSYATATYSQFTNHYSYILVNTTSIGLLKINGNAVPASNFTQFASMPQYSYTNISLPSGNHLVECSKGFLMIAYGYGKDISYAYIGGSSFKNLSHHIAVSPPLCGSLNFTMNNEGDTSLITSSFWDFGDGTTDTGKRVQKTYTQHGTYTISNIITSPIKLDPDTVQQIVRTLPYPSLGLVINDTAQCLTTNFFIFDDTSVFHNGSTKKKLQWNFSNTANAVLDSIKVFRGFTDTGIYTVKLTATSSDNCAESKTQKLYVYPGVNINVQYTDTLLCLKNNRFAITNTSNVNGGAITKTKWVFSDGDSSLLANPPAKHFDTAGTYTVTVTMTSDKGCVSSHSRKLYLLPNPSPNFTATDICAGDTAHFINTTTDTAGNVERWLWQLTNGDTASTQNFDYTFTDTGYKTVSLAVYTKLGCVDTTIKENAIRVKPTPKASFVIVPKDSSGFFYTLLFDNTSKWAQTYFWDFANAETSTEESPTRTFTKTDSYAVSLTAYNADGCEHKFDTAFKLVLPFELYIPNAFTPNDRDTLNSVFKVVGLIGVKQFGMQIFNRWGSLLFETNAIETGWDGTYKSIAVPEGVYLYVVNIIAENKVQNFRGTFHLLR, from the coding sequence ATGCCCATAAGATTGCGTGCGTTATTTGCTTTCATTTTGGTATTCTCTTTCCTGTATGGCAAGGGACAGCAATATTCATCAGAAGGCACCGATTTTTACGTCAGCTTTTTATTACGGCCTAACACCAACCCCCAGTGCGATGTAACACTTTCATCATCAATCAATACGATTGTAAACATCAGTAATACTGCCAAGGGGTTTTCACAAAACATACCCATTATCGGCGGAGTTCCGTATACAGTTAATGTCCAAAAGGCGTATTGCACCCCCGATGCTAATAATACTGTTGGTAGCGAGGCATTACGCATTACCTCGCCCACACCCATTACGGTGTATGCAATGAGTTATATTTCGGCCATTGCTGATGGAGCGTTGGTGTACCCAAAAGATGCTTGTGGAAGCGAATATTACACCTCGTCGTTCGAGGCAATTACAACGGGAGTGCCGTCTAAATTTGTAGCCATTGCGTTTGAAGACAATACCACATTAAGAATTACCCCAAAAGTAAACACCAGAGGCAACCACACAGCAGGAACTCCATATACCATTAACCTGAACAAAGGCCAAACCTATATGGAAATGGCTCAGGGGCTATTGGATTTAACAGGCACCCACATTGTTGAGACAAACGGAAAAAAGTTTGCACTGTTCAGCGGTACTGAATGTGTGAATATACCCAACACTTTGTGCCCGTATTGCGATGTTTTAATGGAGCAAATGTTACCCGTTACGGCATTGGGCAAACGCTATCTCTTGGCTCCGCTTTCGTCTGATTTAATTACACCAAAATACACCTACCGTATCATTGGCACGGTAAATAACACAAAAATCAGAACCAACGGGGCACTAACCAATACTATACAAAAGGGCGAAATTATTACGGTTTTTGACCAAATAGGGGCTATAAGCATTGAGTCTAGCGAACCCGTTATGGTGGTACAATACCTGCAAGGTTCATCGTGTGTGAAGGTGGGAGACCCTGCAATGGTGGTAATACCTTCATTAGAGCAGTTTATTGACCGCGTGAGTTATGCCACAGCCACCTACTCACAGTTTACAAACCATTATTCATACATTCTGGTTAACACTACCTCCATCGGATTGTTAAAAATAAACGGAAACGCAGTACCGGCTTCAAATTTCACACAGTTTGCATCTATGCCCCAGTATAGCTATACCAATATAAGCTTACCCAGCGGAAACCACTTGGTAGAATGCAGCAAAGGCTTTTTGATGATTGCCTACGGGTATGGCAAGGACATTAGCTACGCATACATTGGCGGGAGTAGTTTTAAGAACCTTAGCCACCACATTGCGGTTTCGCCGCCGCTTTGCGGCTCGCTAAATTTTACAATGAACAATGAGGGCGACACCAGCTTGATAACTTCCAGCTTTTGGGACTTTGGCGATGGAACTACTGACACAGGAAAACGGGTGCAAAAAACCTACACCCAGCACGGCACCTATACTATCAGTAACATTATAACTTCACCCATCAAGCTAGACCCTGACACGGTTCAACAAATAGTACGCACCCTTCCCTACCCTTCGTTGGGACTTGTAATCAACGATACGGCACAGTGCTTAACTACTAACTTTTTTATTTTTGACGATACCTCTGTATTTCATAACGGTTCAACTAAAAAGAAACTGCAATGGAACTTTTCTAATACTGCTAATGCAGTGCTTGACAGTATTAAAGTATTCAGAGGATTTACCGACACCGGCATTTATACGGTGAAATTAACCGCTACCTCTTCTGATAATTGTGCTGAAAGCAAAACCCAAAAACTGTATGTGTATCCCGGTGTTAATATAAATGTTCAGTACACTGATACGTTGCTGTGCCTGAAAAACAACCGGTTCGCTATCACAAACACCTCAAACGTTAACGGCGGGGCAATAACCAAAACAAAGTGGGTTTTTAGCGATGGCGACTCCTCTTTATTAGCCAATCCTCCTGCAAAACATTTTGACACTGCCGGAACGTACACCGTCACCGTAACAATGACCTCCGACAAAGGGTGTGTTAGTTCACATAGCAGAAAGTTGTATTTGCTGCCCAACCCTTCTCCCAACTTTACTGCAACTGATATTTGTGCGGGTGATACAGCACATTTTATAAATACCACCACCGACACCGCGGGTAATGTTGAGCGTTGGCTGTGGCAACTTACCAACGGAGATACTGCCTCCACACAAAACTTCGATTACACTTTTACAGATACCGGCTATAAAACAGTATCGCTGGCTGTTTATACAAAATTGGGCTGTGTTGACACCACCATTAAAGAGAATGCTATTAGGGTAAAACCAACGCCCAAAGCAAGTTTTGTTATTGTGCCAAAAGACAGTTCGGGGTTCTTTTATACGTTGCTTTTTGACAACACATCTAAATGGGCACAAACCTATTTCTGGGATTTTGCCAACGCAGAAACCAGTACCGAAGAAAGTCCCACACGTACATTCACCAAAACCGACTCTTACGCGGTGAGTTTAACAGCTTATAATGCTGATGGCTGCGAGCATAAATTTGATACGGCATTTAAACTGGTTTTACCTTTTGAGCTTTACATACCAAATGCCTTTACACCCAATGACAGAGACACGTTGAACAGTGTGTTTAAAGTGGTTGGCTTAATAGGGGTAAAACAATTTGGGATGCAAATTTTTAACCGCTGGGGAAGTT